The sequence GTGCCGAGCGGGGACGCGTGCTGTCCGACCTGCGCTGTCTCGTCTGTCGATGCCACGGGCCAAGTCTCGCCCACGCCACCGGCAATCGTCCCCACTCCCCCGGATCTTCGTGGTCGCTCAGCGCGATTCGTGGGGAACGTTCACCGCCGTACACACCGCGCGCCACACGTCCTTCGCCTCCCAGCCTGCGTCCAGCGCCTGCTGCACCGTCCGTCCGCCGAGTTCCGACATCACGTGATCGCGCGCGAACGTGTCGGCGTACTCCGTACCGAAGTGCTCCGACATCCGCTCCCAGAAGACCGTCAACCGCATGACTCCAGTATCCCGCCCCTGAGAGTGGGCCCGAGCCGGGACCGCTTGCCGAGAACGCTTTCCGCCCTACGGTCTGACCCATGGCCGAAACAGGAGCATCCCCACTCCCCCCGACGCCCCCGGCGCACACTCCCCTCGCGCGTGCCGAGCATTTCGTCTGGCTCACCGCGCGCGTACTGGAGCAGCGGCGTTTCGCGTACCACTTCCTGGGGGGCGGCGCGGACGCGGTCGAGACCGCGCTGTCCGCCTACCGCAACGAGGACGACGGGTACGGCCACGCGCTGGAACCCGATCTGCGCGGCCCGGTCAGCCAGCCCCTGCACGTCGGGCACGCGCTGCGCGTCCTGGACTCGATCGGGCGCTGCGGCGGACAGCGGGTGGAACGCGTGTGCCGCTATCTGACCTCCGTGTCGACGCAGGACGGCGCGCTGCCGGCGGTGCATCCCAGCCAGCGTGGCTACCCGTCGGCGCCCTTCGTACCGATCGTGGACGACCCGCCGAGCGAGCTGCTGTCCACCGGCCCGGTGGTGGGTCTGCTGCACCGCAACGAGGTGTGGCACGCCTGGCTGTTCCGGGCAACCGACTTCTGCTGGCAGGCGGTGGAGTCCCTGGAGAAGACACATCCGTACGAGATCGAGGCCGCCGTGGCCTTCCTGGACGCCGTACCCGACCGACCGCGCGCGGAGGCGGCCGCCGACCGGCTCGGCCGTCTGATGCGCGAGCAGCGGCTCGCGGTGCTGGACCCGGAACACCTCGACGCGTTCCCCGTGGCACCCGGTTACGCGCCGGGGGAACGCCATCTGCCGCACGACTACGCGAAGACCCCGGCTTCCCTCGCGCGCGCGTGGTTCACCGACGACGAGATGACCCGCTCCCTGGGCTTCCTGAGAACTCAGCAGCAGGAGGACGGCGGCTGGCCGATCCGCTGGCGCCAGTGGGCTCCGGGCACCGCCCTGGAGGCCCGCCCGATCGTCACGATCGAGGCACTGCGCACCCTGCGGGCGTACGGGCTCCCCGTCACTTGACACCAGGCACCCGAAGTCACGAGCAGCCACCACCACACCCCCACCGCAGCCCGCCACCACCCACCCACAACCAGCGTCCGCGCACCACCATCCATGCTCACCACCACCGCTGCTCAGCCAGTCATGGCCCGCACTCCTGCCGTGACCAGCACGGCCGCGGCCACGACCAGCAGGAAGGGCGCGCGGAGAAGCAGCGCCACGCCGGCCGCGGCGAGCCCCGCGGCCTTCGCGTCCAGCACCAGGACGCGGCCGTCGGCGAAGGTCTGCTGGGCCGTCAGGGCGGCCAGCAGGGCGACGGGCAGCAGGGCGGCCAGCCGCTGGACGAGCGGCCGCTCCAGCACACCCGCGGGAATCAGCAGCCCGATGAGTTTCACGGCGTAGCAGCCGACAGCGGTCACACCGATCGCGATCCAGATGTTCAACGCTTCTCCTCCACCGCATCGGGCTCACCGAGGGTCTCCGTACGCCCTCTGCGACGGCCGTGCACCCAAAGGGCGACCGGGGCGGCCAGCGCGGCCACCAGGACGGGAACACCGGCAGGCAGTACGGGCAGCAGTCCGAGCCCGAGAACGATCGCGAGCCCCGCGACAACGCGTTCCAGCGTGGTCACGACCATCGGCGCGAGCAGTGCCAGGAAGACCGCCGGTCCGGCCGCGTCGAGGCCCCACGCGTCGGTGTCGCCGATGGCTTCGGCGCCCAGCGCGCCGAGCAGCGTGGTCAGGTTCCACAGCACGTAGAGCGACAGGCCGGTGACGGTGAACCCGATCCGCACGGCGCGCCGCGAGGGCTGGGCGAGGGCCACGGCCGTGGTCTCGTCGATGACCCACTGGGCGGCGAACGGGCGCACCGCGCGCGGGAGGGCCAGCAACTGCGACAGACGCAGTCCGTAGAAGGCGTTGCGCACCCCCAGGAAGAACGCGCCCGCCGCGGCCGTCAACGGGTTGCCTCCGCCGGCCAGCGCCCCCACGAGGGCGAACTGCGAGGCGCCGGTGAACACCAGAAGGCTGAGCGCACAGGTCTGCAGCACCGTGAGCCCACTGCCCGCCGAGGTCACCCCGAAGGCGAACCCGGAAAGCCCGACGGCCACCCCGACACCGAGGGCGTCCCTCACGACGGCGGCATCGGGTTTTCCGCCGTCTTCATCTCGCAGGCCCGTTCGTATGTCCGCTTGAACTGTTTCTTCTGCCACGCCTGGGACGGTAGGCCGGTCCCGGGCCTCGGGTCTTGTACGTTCTTGCGCTCGCGCTGATAGGCACCCGGCGGCACGCCCACGATCCGGGTGAAGTGCCGGTTGAGATGCGGCTGGTCGGTGAAGCCCACGGTGAGTGCCACCTCGGCAGGCACGACTCCGGCATCCAGCAGCCGACGTGCGCGCCGCACACGGACGTCGGTGAGCCACGCGTGGGGAGGCATGCCGTAGGCGTCCCGAAAGGCGCGCAGCAACGCGAAGGGGCTGGTCCCGAGATCACCGGCGAGCCGTTCCAGCGTGGGCGGGTGCGCGATCCGCTCTTCGAGAATCGCACGCGCGCGTGCCGCCGCCCGGGCCCCCGCCGTCCGCGGGACCCGCTGCGGCAGCGTTCCGCCGTTCAACTTCAGCAGCCGGGTCACGGCCACCCGCAACAGCGTGTCGGCGGCGAGCGCGTTGCCCTCGTCGGCGGCGCGCAGCACCTGGTGGACCAGCCCCACGGTGTACGGATCGTCGACCACCGGGCTCATGAAGCCGGGCGCGCCACGGAGGACGGTGGTCTCGGCGGCGATCTCCGCCACCAGCTCGGGCGACGGATAGACCGCCCCGTACCGCCAGCCCTCGGGAACGCCGGCACGCCCCGTGTGCGAGGTGTCGGGATTGACCAGCGCGAGAGCCCCGGCCCCGGCATACTGATCGGCGCCCCCGTGGTGGAAGACCTCCACCCCGTCGGAGATGGCGGCGATGACGAAGTTCTCGTGCGTGTGCCGGACAAAGGTCTTCTGGACATACCGGGCGCGCAGCAGATCGACACCGGGCAGCTCCGCGTACTGCCAGTGCCGAGCCCGCTCCTTCCCCACACCCGCCATGCCTCCATTCTCCGCCATCACCAAACCCAAGATGAGCATGCACATGCCCCGCCCGCCCAACCAGCCACAGCCACAGCCACAGCCACAGCCGTGGACGTGGCCGTACCGCAGCCGCAGCCGCAGCCGCAGCCGCCCGACAACAGGAGGGGCCGGTCCGGGGGTGTCCGCCCGCAGCGGATGGCGCGTAACCCGCAGCACCTCCGCAAGCATCCGATCCGCGCCAGACCGAGGACGGACACCCCCGGACCGGCCCCGCCCCACCCACCGGGCAGACGCGCCCGCGAAGCCCTCCCCCCTCCCCCCGCTCGTCCCCTCGCAGGTCAGCGCCATTGTCAGTGCCCGGGTGCAGGATGGACACATGGTCAGCTCCGCACACCGAGCCCTGGACGGCTTCTCCCCCGCGACCCGCGCCTGGTTCGCGGGGGCCTTCGACGCGCCCACCGAAGCCCAGGCAGGCGCGTGGAAGGCCATCGGCGAGGGCTCGGACGTGCTGGTGGTAGCCCCGACCGGCTCCGGCAAGACCCTGGCCGCGTTCCTGGCCGCACTGGACCAGCTGGCCTCGACCCCACCCCCGGCCGATCCCAAGAAGCGCTGCCGAGTCCTGTACGTATCACCACTCAAAGCCCTCGCGGTGGACGTGGAGCGCAACCTCCGCAGCCCTCTGACCGGCATCCGTCAAGAAGCCGTGCGCCTGGGCCGGCCCGAGCCCGAGGTGAAAGTCGGCATCCGCTCGGGTGACACCCCACCGGCCGAGCGCCGCACCCTGGCCACCCGCCCCCCGGACATCCTGATCACGACACCCGAGTCACTGTTCCTGATGCTCACCTCGGCCACGCGCGAGGCACTGACGGGCATCGAGACGGTGATCCTGGACGAGGTGCACGCAGTCGCGGGCACCAAGCGCGGAGCCCACCTCGCCCTGACCCTGGAGCGGCTCGACGAACTGCTGCCGAAACCGGCCCGCCGTATCGGTCTCTCCGCCACGGTCCGCCCGGTGGACGAGGTGGCCCGCTACCTCTCCCCGCAGCGCAAGGTGGAGATCGTCCAGCCTCCCTCCGGCAAGGAATTCGACCTCTCCGTGGTCGTGCCCGTCGAGGACCTGGGCGAGCTGGGCGGCTCCCCGGTGGCGGACTCCAACGAAGGCGCGGAGAAACCCTCCATCTGGCCGCACGTAGAGGAAAAGATCGCCGACCTGGTCCAGTCCCACCGCTCGACGATCGTCTTCGCCAACTCCCGCCGCCTGGCGGAGCGCCTCTGCAACCGGCTCAACGAGATCGCGTACGAGAGGGCGACGGGCGAGCCCCTGGACGAGCACCACTCGCCGGCGGAGCTGATGGGCGGCTCGGGCGCCGCTCAGGGCGCCCCGCAGGTCATCGCCCGTGCCCACCACGGCTCGGTCTCCAAGGAGCAGCGCGCCCTCGTCGAAGAGGACCTCAAAGCAGGCCGCCTGCCCGCGGTGGTGGCCACCTCCAGCCTGGAGCTCGGCATCGACATGGGCGCGGTGGACCTCGTCATCCAGGTCGAGTCCCCGCCCTCCGTGGCATCCGGCCTCCAGCGCGTGGGCCGCGCGGGCCACCAGGTCGGGGCGGTCTCCACGGGCGTGGTCTTCCCCAAGTACCGGGGCGACCTCGTACAGGCCGCGGTGGTCACCGAACGGATGCGCACAGGCTCCATCGAGTCCCTCCGCGTCCCGGCGAACCCCCTCGACGTCCTGGCCCAGCAGATCGTCGCGATGACAGCGCTCGACACCTGGCAGTACGACGACCTGCTCACCACGGTCCGCCGCGCGGCCCCGTTCGCCTCACTGCCCGAGTCGGCGTTCACAGCGGTCCTGGACATGCTCGCGGGCCGATACCCGTCCGACGCCTTCGCCGAATTGCGCCCGCGCGTGGTGTGGGACCGGGTCGCGGGCACGATCACGGGCCGCCCCGGCGCACAGCGTCTCGCCGTCACCTCCGGGGGCACGATCCCGGACCGCGGCCTCTTCGGAGTGTTCCTGGCCGGCTCCGACCCGAAGAAGGGCGGCGGCCGGGTCGGCGAGCTCGACGAGGAGATGGTCTACGAGTCCCGGGTCGGGGACGTCTTCACCCTGGGCACCAGCTCCTGGCGCATCGAGGACATCACCCGCGACCGCGTCCTGGTCTCCCCCGCGCCCGGCGTACCGGGCAGGCTGCCGTTCTGGAAGGGCGACCAGCTGGGGCGCCCGCTGGAACTGGGCCGCGCGCTCGGCGCGTTCCTGCGCGAGGTCGGCTCGATGCCCAAGGACGACGCCCGGCTGCGGCTCCTGACCGCGGGCCTGGACGCCTGGGCCGCGGAGAACGTCCTTTCCTACCTGGCCGAGCAGCGGGAGGCCTGCGGCCACATCCCGGACGACCGCACCATCGTCGTCGAGCGGTTCCGCGACGAACTGGGCGACTGGCGGGTCGTCGTGCACTCCCCCTTCGGCGCCCAGGTCCACGCCCCCTGGGCGCTCGCACTGGGTGCCCGTCTCTCCGAGCGGTACGGCATGGACGCACAGGTCATGCACGCCGACGACGGCATCGTGCTGCGGCTCCCGGACGCCGACCTGATGAGCCTGGACCTGCTCGACCAGGAGCCCGTGAAGCTGGGCAGCGAGTACGACGCCGAGCAGGCCCCGGTCGGCGCGGCGGACATCGCGTTCGACAAGGGCGAGGTCAACCAGATCGTCACGGACCAGGTAGGCGGCTCGGCCCTGTTCGCGTCCCGCTTCCGCGAGTGCGCGGCCCGCGCGCTGCTCCTGCCGCGCCGCAGCCCGGGCAAGCGCACCCCCCTGTGGCAGCAGCGCCAGCGCGCCGCGCAACTGCTCCAGGTGGCCAGCGAGTTCGGTTCCTTCCCGATCGTCCTGGAAGCGATCCGCGAATGCCTCCAGGACGTCTTCGACGTACCCGGCCTCGTCGAGCTGATGGGCGACCTGGAGTCCCGCAAGGTCCGCCTCGTCGAGGTCACGACACCCGAGCCGTCCCCGTTCGCCCGCTCACTGCTGTTCGGCTATGTCGCCCAGTTCCTGTACGAGGGCGACTCGCCCCTGGCAGAGCGGCGCGCCGCGGCCCTGTCGCTGGACTCACGCCTGCTCTCCGAACTGCTCGGCCAGGCGGAGCTGCGCGAGCTCCTGGACGCGGACGTCCTGACGGAGCTGGAGCGCGAGCTGCAGTGGCTGACCGAGGACCGCCGCGTCAAGGACGCCGAAGGTGTCGCGGACCGGCTGCGGATGCTCGGCCCGCTCACGGACGAGGAACTGGCCGAGCGCGGAGCCGAGCCGGAGTGGGTCCGCGAGCTGGCCGCGGACCGCCGGGTCATCCGCGTCCGGATCGCCGGGGCCGACCACTGGGCGACGATCGAGGACGCGGGCCGCCTCCGCGACGCGCTGGGCACCGCACTGCCCGTCGGCGTCCCCGAGGCCTTCACGGAGCCGGTCAAGGACCCGCTCGGCGATCTCCTCGCCCGGTACGCGCGCACGCACGGCCCGTTCACATCGACCGCCGCGGCAGCCCGCTTCGGCCTCGGTACCGCCGTCACCGAGGGCGTCCTGCAGCGGCTCGCGGGCAGCGGCCGTGTCGTACAGGGCGAGTTCCATCCGGCGGGGATCGGCCAGGAGTGGTGCGACGCGACGGTGCTGCGCAGACTGCGGCGCCGTTCGCTGGCCGCGCTGCGCCACGAGCTGGAGCCGGTGCCGCCCGCCGCACTCGCACAGTTCCTGCCGCAGTGGCAGCACCTGGGCAGCGGGCACGGCCTGCGCGGCCTCGACGGACTCGTGCGCGCGGTCGAGCAGTTGCAGGGTGCCTCAGTACCGGCCTCCGCGCTGGAGAAGCTGGTCCTGCCGTCCCGCGTCTCGCACTACGCCCCCGCGATGCTCGACGAACTGACCGCGGCCGGAGAGGTGGTGTGGGCCGGAGCCGGCGCACTGCCCGGCAAGGACGGCTGGGTCTCCCTCTATCTGGCGGACGCGGCACCGCTCCTCCTGGCACCGCCGCACCCGCTGGAGCTGACCCCGCTCCACCAGTCGGTCCTGGACGCCCTGTCCGGCGGCTACGGCCTCTTCTTCCGCCAGATCGCCGACCAGATCCGCGCGACCACACACCCGGGAGCCCTCGACCCCCAGCTCGCCGACGCCGTCTGGGACCTGGCCTGGTCGGGCCGCCTGACGAACGACACACTCGGCCCGATGCGCTCCCTCCTGGGCTCGGGCCGCACCGCGGGTTCCACCGCGCACCGCGCGAAGCGCACCATGCCCCGGGGACGGTACGGAACGCTCACGGCCGCCGCACGCCCCACCTCGCGCACGGGCCCGCCGACCGTCGCGGGCCGCTGGTCGCTGCTGCCCGACCGCGAGCCCGACGCCACGGTGCGCGCCCACGCCCTGGCCCGCACCCTGCTCGACCGGCACGGCGTGGTCACCCGGGGCGCGGTCGCCGCGGAGGGCGTGGAGGGCGGCTTCTCCGCCGTCTACCGCATCCTGTCCGTCTTCGAGGAGAGCGGCCAGGCCCGCCGCGGCTATGTGGTGGAAGGGCTGGGGGCCGCACAGTTCGCGATGGACGGTGCCGTGGACCGGCTCCGGGCGGCGGCCACCGCCCGCGAGCGGGGCGAGTCGCTGCCCGGCCCCGATGCTCCGGGCGCCGCCTCGTCCGGCCACTCCGGCGCGCACACGCCGAGCCCCTTCGACGACCTCCCCGGGCACCCCGACCCCTTCGCCGACGACGCGCACCTTGCAGACGGCGGCCCGAGACCGAACAGCGACCCGTACTCCCTCCGCTCCGGACCGTCCAGGGCGACCGGCCCCGACGGCTCACCCCCCGGCTCCGAACGGGGTTACGCGTCCCCCTTCGCCGACTCACCCCGTTCGGCCCCGCAGGCCTTCCCGGGAGGCCCTTCCACCCGGGACCGCACCCGCGCGAGCAACGCGAACCGCGCCATCGTGCTGGCCGCCGCCGACCCCGCGAACGCCTACGGCGCGGCCCTCCCCTGGCCCGAGCCCCCGACCGGCGCCGGCCACAAGCCCGGCCGCAAGGCAGGTTCCCTGGTCGTGCTGGTGGACGGCGAGCTGACCCTCTACATGGAGCGAGGCGGCAAGACGCTCCTGGCCTGGCCCTCCGCCCCGGACGAGACACCCCTGTACGACGCCCGCCTGCGCACGGCCGCCGAGTCGCTCGCCGCGGCGGCCGGCGCGGGTTCCCTCGGCACGGTCACCGTGGAACGGGTCAACGGCGCTTCCGCGCTGACGTCAGAGTTCGGCACCCTCCTGGAAGGAGCCGGTTTCCACGCGACCCCACGCGGACTGCGCCTACGCGCTTGAGCACCCGCCCACCAGAACCGCCCGCTCCGGCACCACACCGACGAAGCCCTACCGAATCTCCGACCCCACCGTCGCCGACCTCACCGTCACCGAACCCACCCACAGGACGCCCCACTCACAGGGACGCTCCGCCCACCCCGTGCCACATTGGATCCCATGCCCGAAGGAGACACCGTCTGGCAGGCCACCCGGCGCCTGCACAACGCCCTTGCGGGCCACGTCCTCACCCTCTCCGACCTCCGGGTCCCGAAGTACGCCCTGACCGACCTCACCGGGCGCACGGTCCTGGACGTCACCCCGCGCGGGAAGCACCTGCTCACCCGCCTCGAAGGCGGCCTCACCCTCCACTCGCACCTGCGCATGGACGGTTCCTGGAAGATCTACGCCCCCGGTGAGCGCTGGCGCGGTGGCCCCGGTCACCAGATCCGCGCGATCCTCGGCACCGAGGAGCGTACGGCCGTCGGATACCGGCTGCCCGTCCTCGAACTGCTCCACACCGCCGACGAGGACCGCGCGGTCGGACACCTCGGCCCCGACCTCCTGGGCCCCGACTGGGATCCCGACAAGGCCCTGGCGAACCTCCTGAGCGACCCCGACCGCGCCCTCGGCGAAGCCCTCCTCGACCAGCGCAATCTCGCCGGCATCGGCAACGTCTTCAAGAGCGAGATCTGCTTCCTGCTCCGCGTCACCCCCTGGATCCCCGTCGGCGGGCTCCCCGCCGAATACACCGTCTACCTGCCGACGCTCGCCAAGAAGCTCCTGGAGGTCAACCGCGAGCGCCCCACCCGCATCACCACCGGCCGCCGCGACCAGAACCTGTTCGTCTACGGCCGCGCGGGCCGCCCGTGCCTGCGCTGCGGCACCCGGATCCGCGTGGCGAACCAGGGCGACGGCTCCCGCGAACGCCCCACGTACTGGTGCCCGACCTGCCAGCCGGGCCCGTCCCCACAGCCAGGAGCACCCCAACGCCCCGGCCCCACCCCCACCCGGTGAGAACCACCCACGCCAGCCACGCCACCCGCACCCGCACCCGCACCCGCACCCGCACCCGCACCCGCAAAACTAATTGACGACCCGTCAGATGACTCGTACGGTCCCTGCATGCCCGTCACGGCGTACGACCTCACCGGACGCACCGCATTCGTCACCGGCGCGGCGAGCGGCATCGGCCGCGCCAGTGCCGTGCTGCTCGCGGAGGCGGGTGCGACCGTCCACTGTGCGGACCTCGACGCCCAGGGTCTCGACGAGACGGCCGCCCTGATCAAGGACGTGGACGGTACGGCCCGCACCCACACCCTCGACGTCACCGACAGCTCCCGGCTCGGCGAGGCGGTCGCGAGCTGCGCGCGCCTGGACGTCATGGCCGCCGTGGCCGGGATCATGCACAGCAGTCCGGTCCTGGAGACCCGCGACGAGGACGTCGACCGGGTCCTCGGAGTCAATTTCAAGGGCGTCCTGCACGCCTGCCAGGCGGCGGCCCGCTCGATGCTGGCGTCCGGCACGCACGGCAGCATCATCACGATGGCCTCGGGAGCCGTGGACACCGGCGGGCCGGGACTCCTCTGCTACGGAGCCGCGAAGGCGGCCGTCGTGCAGCTGACGAAGACCCTGGCGACCGAGATGGGTCCGCACGGCATCCGCGTCAACGCGGTCGCGCCGGGCTGGATCCGTACGCCGATGACCGACCGCCGCGGCGAGGAGGCCCAGGCGCGGACAGAGGCCTTCATGGCACGGATGTCACCGCTGGGCCGGGTCGGCGATCCCGAGGACATCGCCCACGCGGTCCTGTACCTCGCCTCCGACGCCTCGGCGTTCACGACGGGCCAGATCCTCCGCCCCAACGGAGGCGTGGCGATGCCTTGGTAGCACCGCGGCGAGAACCACCTCAGTCCCCGCCACCTCAGCCCCCGCCACTCAACATCGCAGACACCCCAGCCACCCCAGAAACCTCAACCAACCAAGACGCCCCAAGCACCTCAGGCACCCCAATCACTCCGGGAGCCCCAAATACCTCAGGCACCCCGGTCACCCCAGACACCTCAAAAGGGCTCACCCCGCCCCACCAGCGGCCCGCGCCGCCTCCGCCAAGCATCCGAAGCCCGCCGCATCCACCGGTCCGACCCGACCGCCCCAACGGCCCGCGCTTTGGGCACGCAGTGCACAGGAAGCAGGCTCAGCCCCCACCCGCCCGCCGCGACCGCCCCTTCCAGGACACCGGCGTCAGCGGCGAAGGCCAGCCGTATCACCGCCCACCACCACAGCCCTCCGGCGCCCAGAGCAAGCCCCCACCTGCCTATTCGCCCTGTCCGGCCCATCCGCCCAGTCATGGCACCGCCTCCAGCCCGACGCTAGACCGCCGCGTTCCCCCGTCGACAGGGCGCACCGGCACAACAGGAGCGCACCGGGCGCACCAACGGCTCCCACCCCACCGCGACGCGCCCGCCGCCACCCGCTGACCGTTCTCCGCCGGCCGTTCTCGCTACCCGTTCTCCGCCTGGAACATCCAGTGGTGCTTCTCAAGGTCGGCGGTGATCCCGATGAAGATGTCCTGGCTGACCGGATCAGCGTCCCCCGTAGCCCCCACCCGCTGCCGCATCCGCGTGATCACAGCTCCGAGGGCGCCCACCAGGGCCCCCACCGCGTCGGTGTCCTTCACCCATCCGTCCTTGACGGGGCCGATACCACTGCTGTTCGCGACGGTCACGGCACGCCCGTCCGGCGAGACACCCAGCGTGGAGGCACGTTCCGCCACGGTGTCGGAGTGCAGCCGGGCGGTGTCGACGACCTCGTCGAGCTGAAGGTGGACGGACCGGAAACGCGGCCCCACCACGTTCCAGTGGATCTGCTTCGCCACGAGCGACAGATCCACGAGATCGACCAGAGCGCCCTGCAGCGCCTCGGACACGGTCTTCAGATCGGCATCGGACAGCGGGCTCTTCACGACGTACATCGACATCCTCCGGTCAGCAGCGACCCCCGGCCTTGCCCTCCACCATCGCCGCCCCAGCCGATACCGGCAAACGCGATAAACCCCCCAGAACCGCCGGGCGATGCCTCGGCGCGACGCGAAAACCCCGACCGCACTCCTCCAGGTCTCCCCGGAGAAGCCCCGGCCGGGGCTCTCACACAGTTCTTCTCGAAGCTTCTTCGTTCCTCGCGGAGCTTCTTCGCAGGGCTTCTTCTCAGCGCCGCGAACAGCGCTTTTCCCAGCTCACAGCTGCGAGCCGATGAGCGTCACGCGGCGACGACGTCGACCGCCTCCGCAGGCGCCTTGATGGTCACCCGTTCCGGCGGCACACCGCTCACCGAGACGGAGTTGAGCCTCGGGCGTACCGGTGTGGGTACAGGCTCGGTGGCCGCTGCCGACTGGGCCAGTTCGGCCAGTGCGAGTTCGTCGCTCACTTCCCGCATGAGCTCGGACATCCGTACGTCCAGCGCGTCGCAGATCGCGGAGAGCAGTTCAGAGGAAGCCTCCTTCTGCCCCCGCTCCACCTCGGACAGATAACCAAGTGAGACTCGGGCGGACGAGGAGACTTCGCGCAGAGTACGGCCCTGGCGCTGGCGCTGCCGACGCAGCACGTCACCAAGCAGGCGACGGAGCAGAATCATCGGTGGCTCCCTCCTCGGACCGCGTAGCCGCATCCTTCACGCCCCACCGTACCGCCTCGCGCCGCGGTCGTGCGGGGAGCGATGTCGTGTTCACTCAGGGCTGCAAACATCAAAACCCCCCGTTCTGTTCCGTATCCTGTGCCCGATCATTCCCAGGGTGTTCGCCCACAAGCCGCTCCAGAAGCAGTGCGAGCACGCTCCGTACACTCTCCATACGGATTTCCGTCCGGGAGCCGTTCAACCGCAACGCGCACACTTTCCCGCCAAGAGCGCTTTCATGCATCGCCTCGGAGGGACCGTCCACGGCGACGAAAACCGTGCCGACCGGCTGCCCGTCCTGGGGCTCGGGGCCGGCGACTCCGGTGGTCGATATTCCCCAGTCCGCACCGAGGACTGTGCGTGCGCCGGCCGCCATCTGGGCCGCGACCTGCGGATCCACCGCTCCCCGCTGATCCAGCAGAGTGGCGTCGACCCCCAGGACGTCACGCTTGAGGTCGGTGGCGTACGCGGTCACCGAGCCGCGGAAGGCCTTCGAGGCCCCGGGCACCGCCGCGAGCTCCGCGGCCACCAGACCGCCGGTGAGCGACTCGGCGACAGCGAGGGTTTCACCCCTCACTGTGAGTAGTCGCAGCACTTCGGCGGCCGTGGACGTCACGCTTCCGCCTCCTCGGCGGCGGCCTTCCGCTCGGCCAGTCCCTCGCGCCGCAGCACAATGGCCTGTCTCACATAGTCGGCTCCGGTGACGACGGTGAGGGCGACCGCCACAGCCATCACCCAGAACCTCAGGGTCGCCAGCGGCCCCGTCAGCGCCAGGACGTACATGCCG is a genomic window of Streptomyces sp. NBC_00414 containing:
- a CDS encoding Dps family protein; translation: MYVVKSPLSDADLKTVSEALQGALVDLVDLSLVAKQIHWNVVGPRFRSVHLQLDEVVDTARLHSDTVAERASTLGVSPDGRAVTVANSSGIGPVKDGWVKDTDAVGALVGALGAVITRMRQRVGATGDADPVSQDIFIGITADLEKHHWMFQAENG
- a CDS encoding CinA family protein is translated as MTSTAAEVLRLLTVRGETLAVAESLTGGLVAAELAAVPGASKAFRGSVTAYATDLKRDVLGVDATLLDQRGAVDPQVAAQMAAGARTVLGADWGISTTGVAGPEPQDGQPVGTVFVAVDGPSEAMHESALGGKVCALRLNGSRTEIRMESVRSVLALLLERLVGEHPGNDRAQDTEQNGGF
- a CDS encoding SDR family NAD(P)-dependent oxidoreductase; the protein is MPVTAYDLTGRTAFVTGAASGIGRASAVLLAEAGATVHCADLDAQGLDETAALIKDVDGTARTHTLDVTDSSRLGEAVASCARLDVMAAVAGIMHSSPVLETRDEDVDRVLGVNFKGVLHACQAAARSMLASGTHGSIITMASGAVDTGGPGLLCYGAAKAAVVQLTKTLATEMGPHGIRVNAVAPGWIRTPMTDRRGEEAQARTEAFMARMSPLGRVGDPEDIAHAVLYLASDASAFTTGQILRPNGGVAMPW
- a CDS encoding helix-turn-helix domain-containing protein, which codes for MILLRRLLGDVLRRQRQRQGRTLREVSSSARVSLGYLSEVERGQKEASSELLSAICDALDVRMSELMREVSDELALAELAQSAAATEPVPTPVRPRLNSVSVSGVPPERVTIKAPAEAVDVVAA